In Cystobacter fuscus DSM 2262, the genomic window AGGGTGCGCGAGCCATCGGGGAACTCACCCGCGCGCATGCGGCGGAAGAGCTCCAGGTTCTCCTCCACGCTCCGGTCGCGGAAGGGGCTGTTGCGGCCGGGCTCGGTGAGCGTGCCGCGGTGCTCGCGCATCTGCTCCGCGTTCAGGTCGCACACGTACGCCTTGCCCTTCTGGATGAGCTGCTCGGCGTAGGCGTACATCTGCTCGAAGTAGTCCGAGGCGAAATAGAGCCGGTCGCCCCAGTCCGCTCCCACCCACTTCACGTCCTTGAGGATGGAGTCGACGTACTCCTGCTCCTCCTTCGACGGGTTGGTGTCGTCGAAGCGCATGTTGAACAGCCCGCCGTGCTCCACCGCCATGCCGTAATTGAGGTGGATGCTCTTGGCATGCCCGATGTGCAGGTAGCCGTTGGGCTCGGGCGGGAAGCGGGTGTGGACGCGTCCGTCGAACTTTCCCGACTGGTTGTCTTCCGCGATGATCTGCCGGATGAAGTGAACGGGCTTGTTGGACTCGGTCTCGGCCATGCTGGAATCGGTCTCCTGAGGAGCGAACACTCGCCCAACGGCTCCGGGACGTCCAGGGCCGAGGCAGGGGGCTCCCTGGAAAAGTCTCCCCGCGCGGGCGCTATTCCCAGCGGGCGGGTGGACGGGCGTCCGGTGGAACTCCACGAGGGGCCCCCCTCCCGGGGAGGGACGGGCGGCGGCGCTCCCCCTGGGCGCGGTGCGTCTCATACCTGGGGGTGGTCGCGACGGCGGACCCTCCATGTCATCGTTCCCACTGCTTCCCAGCGCAAGGAACGTCCGCCCATGCAACTGCGGCTCAAGTACCCTCCCACACCCGAAGCGGCGCCCCAGCACGCGGCCCTGTGTGTCTCCGCCGCCCTGCTCCTCAACGACATCGACCTGGACTACTCCGTCGACAGCGTGATGCGGCTGGACGGCCTGCTCGAGTACCTGCGTCAGGGGGGCCTGACGTCGGAGCGGATGGCGGAGGTCGTCTTCGCGTTCGGCTGTTACATGGGGGAGGTCTTCGTGCGCCGGGCGGGCGGCGCGTGGCGTGCCACCGTGGGCTCACCGATGGAAGGGGTCACCGGCTTCCCGCTCGTCATCCAGCTCGACGGTCACAGGTACTGCAATCCCATCGGCAAGGTGTTCAAGCGGTTGGATCAGGGCCCGGTCCACGCACTGCCGGCCTTCTACCGGCTCTACACCCGGTGGGACGCGCCCGCCCTGGGGCCCGACCCCGCCGTGCACTGAGCGACCGCTTCAGCCCTGGAACTCCTGGAGGTAGCGCACCGGCTGCCCCGCGCTCTTGCCCAGCGCGATGTAGGTGCTCAGGATGGCCCGGCCCTGGTCGCCCACCTTGGTGAAGTGGACGCGCAGGTAGGTCTCCAGGTCGATGGGCACGACCCGGGAGGCCACCGGCAGGAGCGCCTTGAACAGGGTGGGCCGGAGCAGCGGCAGCACGAAAGAGGCCTTCGCCCCCGTGTGCCGGGCGACGATGCGCACGGCTTCCCGTGCGGCGCGATGCACCCGCTCCAGGGAGTCCGGCTGGAGGAAGCGCTCGAAGCGCCACCCCGCCGCTTCCAGCCCGGCCACCGTCACGGTGAGCACCGCGGTGGGAAGGGCCGCCGCGCGGGTGGCATCCCCGGTGGCGCTCGCCGGATATCCCCCGGCCCGGAGCGTGCGCAGCACGGCCCCGAGGCGCTCCGGTGGGCCGCTGAACAGTCCTCGCGCGAGGGGAGGAAACCAGAAGGCCGTGCCGGAGGGGGGGAAGGTGTCTTCCGGCCGCAGGGGGGCGTGGAAGCTGAGGAAGGGAATCATCCCGGAGACGAGCCGCTCGGGGGGGATGAAGCGCAGGAGGAAGTCGCGGTCATCGAGCGCGGGCTGGAGCATCACCCAGGTGGCCTCCCCGGTGTGCCGGGCGAGCTGCTCCACCCAGTCTCCCGCGCGCAGGGCCGTGGAGGAGACGCACAGCCACACCTGATCGAAGCGCCGCCGCGCGGCCTCCGGCGCCGACACGAGGACGTCGAGGCCGGACAGGTGGGTGGGCTCGGGCGCGCGCTGGCGAGAGCCCAGCTCGTACAGCGTGTAGCCCCGTCGGGCCTCCTCCGCGTACTTCTCCTTCACGAGGAAGGACAGCTCACAGCCCGCGGCCCGCAGGTACTTGCCGAACACCTGGCCCACGGCTCCCGCTCCCACGAGCAGGACTCGAGGTTTGTCGTTCATGGGCCCCTCCTACCGCGCCTCCCCCGGGGGCGCACCTCTTCTCAGCCCACGCTCCTGCCGTGCTCCAGGCCGAAGTGCTCGAGGAGCGAGGGGCCCCCGCACTCGAGTCCGGACTGTCGCAGCTGGGCCGAGACCCAGGGCAGTGCCTCGGACATCCGGGGGAAGATGGCATGGGGCATGGTGAGGGGGCGCACGTGTTGGATGACGCTCAACAGCAGCCGCAGCGGCAGGGAGTCGGTGACGAAGGCGATGCCCACCACCCACTGGCGCATCCGCGCGTCCTCCAGCTTCATCCACTCCACCTGGAGGCGGCGCTGCTCTCCCGAGTTGGTGGGGCTCGACTGGCTCATGTCATGGAGAATCAGGTGCCGTTCGCGGCGATCGAGGTACCGGCTCCTCGCGGCGAGCAGCTCCGCGTATTGCGAAGTCGTCGTGACGCCCCTGTACCGGATGGTGAGCAGGGGCCAGAGCGACTCGTCGATTTCGATGTTCCGGGACGCGGGCACGGTCGACCTCCTCCTCCTTCCGGGTCATTCCGAGAAGAGGGGCAGGCTCTCCCACGCCATCATAGGTGAAATGTTCACGAGTCGACCAGCCAGGCGGACGGGCCGTCTCATGTCTCCTCACCTCCTGGCTCAGGGCGCCGGGCTCTCGCGCAGCACCTCCTCCAGCAGCGAGGTGTCCACCATGCCCGACAGGTCGGAGCTGGGGATGAACTGCAGTTGCCGCGCGTGCTCGGCGGCTTGTTGGAGCTGATCCGGCATGACGTCCATCGCGGGCTCGAGCCGGGAGAAGGCATCGCGCAGGATGGTCTCGGCCAGCGGCTTGCCGGTCACCTTGCCGAAGGCCGCGTTGACGCGGGGGATGAAGGTCTCGGGCTCGCGTTGCCACTGCCGGGTGAGCTCCACGTGGACGCGCAGCAGCTTCTTGAGGGGCTCGCGCTGCTGCTCGAGCGCCTGGCGTGTCGTCACGAGCACGGTGGTATGGAAGCGCCGCTGGGGCCACACCTGGCGCTCGTCCAGGAGGATGTGGCCGCCGCCCTCGGCGACCATGCGCGCGCCCCACGGCTCGGGTACCCAGGCGCCCTCGAGCTTGCCGTGGATGAACAGGCCGAGGATGTCCGGATTGGACAGCGGGGTGACGGTGACGTCGCGGTTGACCTTCAATCCTTGCTGGCCCAACCAGTGGCGCAGCGCGATGTCCTGGGTGTTGCCGAGCTGGGGGCTGGCGAGCGTCTTGTCCTTGAGCTGCGCGGGGGTGCGCGCCGTCTTCGTCACCAGCACCGCGCCGGAGTCCACCGCCACGGCGATGACGCGCAGCTCCCGTCCGCCCTTGAGGAAGGTGTTGATGGCGGGGCCGGTGCCCACGTACGAGGCGTCGAGCGAGCCTGCGGTGAGCGCCTCCATGGCGGCGGGGCCCGCGTTGAACATCTTCAGCTCCACGCCCGGCACCGCCTGCTGGAAGGCCCCCGAGTCATTGCCCACCAGGGCCTGGGCATGGGTGATGTTGGGGAAGAAGCCCACCCGGAGCGGATGCGCCGCGTCCTGCTTCGCCGCCGCCCCCTGTGCCGGCTGCTCCTTCTTGCAACCGGCCGCCGCCACACACAGGACCGAGAGACCTACCGCCAGAAGTCCACCGCGCATATGCCTCCGAGCGTGGAGTGGGCTCCAAGGCCCCTCCACGGAGAACCACCGCGAGCGCTCTCACCCCGAGACCAGACCCCAGCGGCGCCGCACGCGCGTCTCCACGGTCTGGAAGAGGACCCGGTCGATGAGGGTGCCCACGAGGATGATGCACACCATCACCGCCATCACCTGGGCCGTTTCCATCAGCTCGCGTCCCATGGTGAGCAATTGGCCGAGGCCCCCGGAGACGTACAGCAGCTCTCCGGCCATGAGCGCCCTCCAGGCGAAGCTCCAGCCCAGCTTGAGCCCGGTGACGATGCCCGGCAGGGCCGCGGGCAAGAGCACGCCGCCGTAGAAGCGCGCGCCGCGGATGCCGTACGTGGAGGCCACGCGCAAGAGCAGCGGGTCCACGCTCATCACCCCGTCCTCCACCGCGATGGAGATGGCCAGCACCGAGCCCATCACCACCACGAAGATGATGGAGGTCTCCGTCAGGCCGAACCACAGCAGCGCCAGCGGCAGCCAGCAGATGGAGGGCAGGGCCTGCAGGCCCACCACCAGCGGCCGCAGGGTGCGCCGCACGAGCGCGATGCGCCCCATGGCGAGCCCCAGGGGAACCCCGATGAGCACGGAGATGCCATAGCCCTGCGCGAGCCGGCCCATGGAGCGCGCGAGCGCGTCCCACAGCCGTCCATCCCGCGTCATCGCCCAGAGGCTGTCAGCGACCGCCCTCGGGCCCGGGAACAGGTGGTGCGGCCAGGGACCGAAGTGGGCCAGCAGCGCCCACACGCCCAACAACCCCACGAGGACCATCAGCTTTTGTCCCAGGTGCCACACCTTCATGGTGCACTCCCCGTTCACCCGGAGCGCCCGGGCCAGTCATGGACTCGCTCGCCTTGAGCATCACGCGGATGCGCCGCGCCAGCTCCACCAGGGCGGGGTCGTCCGGGCCCCGGGGCATGGGCAGTCGCACCTCCAGGTCCTGGAGGATGCGTCCGGGCCGGGGTGCCATCACCACCACCCGGTTGGCCAGCATCAGCGCCTCGGTGACGTCGTGGGTGACGAAGACGATCGTCTTGCGCGTCTCCATCCACACGCGCTGCAGCAGCTCGTGCATGTGCTGGCGCGTCTGCGCGTCCAACGAGCCGAAGGGCTCGTCCATCAGCATCACCTGCGAGTTGACCGCCAGCGCCCGGGCGAGCGCCGTGCGCATCCTCATTCCCCCCGACAGCTCATGGGGCAGGGTGTTCTCGAAGCCATCCAACTGCACGTAGCGGATGAAGCGGCTGGCGCGCTCGGTGCGCTCGGCCTTGGACAGGCCCCGGGCGGCGAGCACGAACTCCAGGTTCTGCCTCACCGTGAGCCACGGGAAGAGCGCCGCCTCCTGGAACATCAGCAGGCGGTCCGGCCCGGGGCCCTTGATTTCCTTGCCGTCCAGGCGCACGTGGCCGCCGGTGGGGCGGATGTGGCCCGCCAGCGCGTACAGCAGGGTGGACTTGCCGCAGCCCGAGGGGCCCAGGAGGCAGACGAACTCGCCCGAGCGGATGTTGAGATTGACGTCCTGGAGCGCCACCACCTTGTTGGCGTAGCGGTGCTGCATGCCCTTGACGGCGATCTTCGCCGAGTCCTCGCCCACGCGGGCGGGCACCAGCGTTTCCTTCACGGTCTCCTTCACCTGGCGCATGCCCCGGAACAGGGTGCGCCACAGGCGGGAGAAGGGTCCCGGAGTGGGCTGGACGGCCTGGGAGGCAGACGTGCGCGAGGCGGCGGGGTCGGCGAGGCTCATGGCTCGGTCGTAGCGCAACTGGCGCAGTTCACAGCTCGAGTGGAGGGGGTCATAGACGAGGCAGGTATCGATGGGACGGCAGTAGACGTGCAGCGAGATGGCCTGGCCGCCGCGCGCGCCCGGGCGCACCGCGTGCAGATCCTGGAGGGCGTCACGGGAGTCCAGGGCTCCGGGCAGCAGGGTCCGGCGCGGCCCCACGCGCTCGACGAGGGCGTAGCCCGGCGCCTTGCCTCCCGCCACGAGCCGGTAGTCCTCCACCTCCAACTCGCCGGCCACCGTCATCAGGCAGCAGTCCTGGCCGTCATGCCCATGCACGGGCGCGCGCGAACCGCGGCCCCACCCGAGCACGATGACCTCCATGTCCTCGTCCCGGTACACGAGCGTGCGCGTGTACCGGCCCGGTTGCAGCAGGGCATAGGGCTCCACCAGCCCGTGCGGCAGGCGGCTCTCGCGCATCACCTGCTCGATGGCCTGCATGCCTCCCCGGGCGTGGGCCCGCCGAAGCCGGTGGATGTAGTGCGCCAGGGATGAAGGCGCGGTGGCGAGGGTGTTGTCGTGCCGTCGGGTGGAGAGCGAGTCCCTTGTCTGCCACGGACCGCTGAGGCTTTCGTTCATGGCCGCTCTCCTTCCGCCCTCACACCTGACCCCGGGGTCGGGGTGGTACGTCTCGTCAAAGGTGTGTCCTCCACCTTCAGCCGCCAAGGCAGGAAGGGTGTCCCAAAATGGGATTTCCCCTGGTTTTGGGGAGGGGCGATCGACCGACCGAGTGGTCTCGACTGTCCGGATTGTCCGGCCCCGGACCCTGCCGGGGGTTACGGGCGAGGGTTCCAGGGAGCGCTCGCCCGCCAGGCCGGGCCCGGGCGGTGGAAAAAGCGGGGCTCCACGCAACTCCTTCTCGTTTTCAGAGAGAATCAAGAGACGGATTTCTCAGCGGATTTCGCAGGAGCCCCCCGTGTCGAGCATCGATCGCAACCGCAATCTCTCCTCTCCGATTGGAACGGGTGCCCGCCAGGGGCTCGAGAAGACGCCCACGACGGCGGCCCCCACGCCGAACACGGTGAAGCCCCCGGTGGCCGGTACCCCCAAGGGGCTGGCCGCGAAGTCGGACGCCTTCCTCGCGCCGACGGCGCAGCCCGTGTCCCTGTCGGGGACGGGCAAGCCCAAGGAGAAGGAGCTGGACGGCATGCTCGTGGGCGCCGGGGGCCAGGTCTTCGCGCCGGGCACGCCGCTGAGCCAGATTCCGGGCGTCACGCCGCGCAACAACCCCAACCCGGACAAGACCATCATCTACGTCAACGGCATCCTCACGCCGTTGGCCAACCAGTCCAGCGACCTGCAGGCCATCGCCGACAAGTCGGGCGCGAAGGCGATCGGCATCCACAACTCCACCGGGGGCGCCATCGCGGACCTGGCGCAGTG contains:
- a CDS encoding ABC transporter substrate-binding protein, whose translation is MRGGLLAVGLSVLCVAAAGCKKEQPAQGAAAKQDAAHPLRVGFFPNITHAQALVGNDSGAFQQAVPGVELKMFNAGPAAMEALTAGSLDASYVGTGPAINTFLKGGRELRVIAVAVDSGAVLVTKTARTPAQLKDKTLASPQLGNTQDIALRHWLGQQGLKVNRDVTVTPLSNPDILGLFIHGKLEGAWVPEPWGARMVAEGGGHILLDERQVWPQRRFHTTVLVTTRQALEQQREPLKKLLRVHVELTRQWQREPETFIPRVNAAFGKVTGKPLAETILRDAFSRLEPAMDVMPDQLQQAAEHARQLQFIPSSDLSGMVDTSLLEEVLRESPAP
- a CDS encoding STAS/SEC14 domain-containing protein — encoded protein: MPASRNIEIDESLWPLLTIRYRGVTTTSQYAELLAARSRYLDRRERHLILHDMSQSSPTNSGEQRRLQVEWMKLEDARMRQWVVGIAFVTDSLPLRLLLSVIQHVRPLTMPHAIFPRMSEALPWVSAQLRQSGLECGGPSLLEHFGLEHGRSVG
- a CDS encoding ketopantoate reductase family protein, yielding MNDKPRVLLVGAGAVGQVFGKYLRAAGCELSFLVKEKYAEEARRGYTLYELGSRQRAPEPTHLSGLDVLVSAPEAARRRFDQVWLCVSSTALRAGDWVEQLARHTGEATWVMLQPALDDRDFLLRFIPPERLVSGMIPFLSFHAPLRPEDTFPPSGTAFWFPPLARGLFSGPPERLGAVLRTLRAGGYPASATGDATRAAALPTAVLTVTVAGLEAAGWRFERFLQPDSLERVHRAAREAVRIVARHTGAKASFVLPLLRPTLFKALLPVASRVVPIDLETYLRVHFTKVGDQGRAILSTYIALGKSAGQPVRYLQEFQG
- a CDS encoding ABC transporter permease, whose protein sequence is MVLVGLLGVWALLAHFGPWPHHLFPGPRAVADSLWAMTRDGRLWDALARSMGRLAQGYGISVLIGVPLGLAMGRIALVRRTLRPLVVGLQALPSICWLPLALLWFGLTETSIIFVVVMGSVLAISIAVEDGVMSVDPLLLRVASTYGIRGARFYGGVLLPAALPGIVTGLKLGWSFAWRALMAGELLYVSGGLGQLLTMGRELMETAQVMAVMVCIILVGTLIDRVLFQTVETRVRRRWGLVSG
- a CDS encoding ATP-binding cassette domain-containing protein, with protein sequence MNESLSGPWQTRDSLSTRRHDNTLATAPSSLAHYIHRLRRAHARGGMQAIEQVMRESRLPHGLVEPYALLQPGRYTRTLVYRDEDMEVIVLGWGRGSRAPVHGHDGQDCCLMTVAGELEVEDYRLVAGGKAPGYALVERVGPRRTLLPGALDSRDALQDLHAVRPGARGGQAISLHVYCRPIDTCLVYDPLHSSCELRQLRYDRAMSLADPAASRTSASQAVQPTPGPFSRLWRTLFRGMRQVKETVKETLVPARVGEDSAKIAVKGMQHRYANKVVALQDVNLNIRSGEFVCLLGPSGCGKSTLLYALAGHIRPTGGHVRLDGKEIKGPGPDRLLMFQEAALFPWLTVRQNLEFVLAARGLSKAERTERASRFIRYVQLDGFENTLPHELSGGMRMRTALARALAVNSQVMLMDEPFGSLDAQTRQHMHELLQRVWMETRKTIVFVTHDVTEALMLANRVVVMAPRPGRILQDLEVRLPMPRGPDDPALVELARRIRVMLKASESMTGPGAPGERGVHHEGVAPGTKADGPRGVVGRVGAAGPLRSLAAPPVPGPEGGR